In the Prochlorococcus marinus str. MIT 9312 genome, AGAATATAAAAATATATTATTAATTTGTCCTAATACAGAAATTGCCTACAAATGGATTGGTTATTTTGAAAGTATAAATGATAAAGCTGTTTTATATTATCCACCAACAGAGCATCTGCCATACGCATCAATTAATAAATCCAAAGAGATTGAATTTACTCAGCTTACTGTTTTATCTAAATTAATAAAAAAAGAGAAAAAAGAACTTAATATTGTTATATCAACAGAGAGATCACTACAACCTCATCTAATAAATAAAAATTTATTAACTGAAAACAAGTTAGCTTTGCAAAAAGGTGTTCAAATTGAGCTTCAAGATTTAGCAAATAAACTTACGTTGCTGGGTTATACAAAGGAAAATATTACTTCTACAGAAGGATACTGGAGTAGAAGAGGGGAAATAATAGATATTTATCCTGTCAATAATGAGTTTCCTATAAGATTAGAATTTTTTGATAATGTAATTGAGAAAATAAGAGAATATGATCCACATACACAAAAAACATTAGAAAATATCAATAATATTGAAATAATACATGCTGGATTTGGTTTACTAATAAAAGATAAGTTAAAAAATTTATCTAAAAATCATATTTTTAATTCAGAAGATGTAAATAAAAATAACCTTGATCGTTATTTAGGAATAATTGAAAAAAAGCCCTCAAATATAATAGATTTCATAGATAAGGAAACAATTCTTGTAATTGATGAATTAGAAGATTGTAAAAAATTTACGAATAATTGGTATATAGATTCAGAAATTAATTTTGATAATTTTGCGAATGAATTAAATGAAAACCTTAAAAATAATAATATAAATCTAAAGGCTAAGCCTAATTTGCATCTAAAGTTTGACGAAATATTAAATTCACTGGGAAATTTTAATTTAATAAAGTTGTATGAATTTGAATCTAAAGCCAATATTCATAATAGGTTTTTATTAAACGATAAGAGATTAAATTCATACTCAAAAAATATAGGAAAATTAGCCAAAGATATAAACAAAAATATAAAAAATAAAGAAAAAGTATGGATCTTATCGGCACAGCCATTGAGAACTAAGACTTTACTTTTTGAGCACGAATGTAATACAAACTTCTTAAACAATCCTAATGATATTGATGAAGCATTTAAATCAATTAATAATTCAACTCCTTTAATAATAAAAAATAAGAACAATTATGAAATCGAGGGTTTTTATCTTCCAATTTGGAAAGTTGTCCTTATAACAGATAAAGAATTATTTTCACAACAATATCTTTTTAATAATGTATTCATAAGAAGAAAAAAAAGAAGTGTAAATTCAAATATAAATGTGAATAAGATTAGTCCAGGTGATTTTATCGTTCATAAAAATCATGGAATAGGAAAATTTTTAAAAATAGAAAAAATCAATATAACTGGAGATTCAAGAGATTATTTAGTCATTCAGTATCAAGATGGGAAGATAAGTGTGGCCGCTGATCAATTAGGTAGTGTTAACAGATATAGATCTAGTGGAAAAATAAAGCCAAAAATAAATAAATTAGGAGGGACCGAATGGGAAAGAATAAAAGATAAAAACAAGAAACAAATCAAAAAAGTTGCTGTCGATATCCTAAAACTTTATGCAAAGAGAGAAAAATTAAAGGGGCACATATACCCAGAAGATGGTCCTTGGCAAGATGAATTAGAGGAATCATTCCCTTATCAACCAACACCAGATCAAATTACTGCTGTAAAAGAAATAAAATCTGATATGGAAAGCGATAAGCCAATGGACAGGTTAGTTTGTGGAGATGTAGGATTTGGCAAAACAGAGGTCGCTGTTCGGGCAATTTTTAAGGCTATTACATCAGGCAAGCAGGTTATATTACTAGCACCTACAACAATATTAGCTCAGCAACATTGGAGAACAATAAATAATAGATTTTCACCTTACCCAATAAAAGTATCATTACTCAATAGATTCAAAACCGTTAATGAGAGAAAAGAAATCTATGCAGGATTAAAAAATAACAAAATTGATTTAGTAGTAGCAACGCACCAAATTTTAGGGAAAGAAATTGAAATAAAAAACTTAGGGTTACTTGTTATTGATGAAGAACAACGATTTGGAGTAAGGCAAAAGGAGAAAATTAAAAAAATTAAAACTAACATAGACGTTTTAACTCTCTCGGCAACTCCAATTCCAAGAACTCTTTATATGAGCTTATCTGGACTGAGACAAATGAGCTTACTAAATACTCCTCCTCCATCAAGAAGATCAATAAAAACCTATTTATCTGAAATAGATATGGATGTTATAAGAACTGCTATTAACCAAGAACTTGATAGGGGAGGTCAAATATTTTATGTTCTTCCAAGAATTTCAGATATTGATCAAGCAGTAAACAAATTAAAAAATATGTTTCCGAACTTAAAATTTATTATTGCTCATGGACAAATGAACGAAACAGAGCTTGAAAATAGCATGATTTCCTTTAATAATGGAGAAGTAGATCTCATGATATGTACAACGATAATTGAAAGTGGATTAGACATCCCGAAGGTAAATACAATAATTATTGAAGATTCTCATAAATTTGGACTTTCACAACTTTATCAATTAAGAGGAAGAGTTGGTAGAAGTGGTATACAAGCACACGCTTGGTTATTTTATCCCAATTTAAATAAAATCAATGATTCTGCAAAACAAAGATTGAAAGCGATAAAGGATTTTTCGGAACTAGGAAGTGGTTACCAACTTGCAATGAAAGATATGGAAATAAGAGGTGTTGGAAGTTTATTAGGAGAAGAACAAAGTGGAAAGGTTAATGCTATTGGATATGATTTGTACATTGAAATGCTCCACGAAGCTATTTCAGAAATTAGTGGACAAGAAATACCAGAAGTTAGTGACACACAAATTGATCTGCAAATTAATGCTTTTATACCTGCAACATGGATATTAAACAGGGAAGAAAAACTTGATGCTTACAAATCTGCGACTGAATGCTCTAACAATAAAGAATTAACTGAATTAGCTAAAGACTGGATTAATAGATATGGAACATTGCCCAAACCTGTTGAGTCATTAAT is a window encoding:
- the mfd gene encoding transcription-repair coupling factor codes for the protein MNLNTLVNYISNSQITSELIKKISKNKELNIVGSSRYAKSIILNSIAKKEYKNILLICPNTEIAYKWIGYFESINDKAVLYYPPTEHLPYASINKSKEIEFTQLTVLSKLIKKEKKELNIVISTERSLQPHLINKNLLTENKLALQKGVQIELQDLANKLTLLGYTKENITSTEGYWSRRGEIIDIYPVNNEFPIRLEFFDNVIEKIREYDPHTQKTLENINNIEIIHAGFGLLIKDKLKNLSKNHIFNSEDVNKNNLDRYLGIIEKKPSNIIDFIDKETILVIDELEDCKKFTNNWYIDSEINFDNFANELNENLKNNNINLKAKPNLHLKFDEILNSLGNFNLIKLYEFESKANIHNRFLLNDKRLNSYSKNIGKLAKDINKNIKNKEKVWILSAQPLRTKTLLFEHECNTNFLNNPNDIDEAFKSINNSTPLIIKNKNNYEIEGFYLPIWKVVLITDKELFSQQYLFNNVFIRRKKRSVNSNINVNKISPGDFIVHKNHGIGKFLKIEKINITGDSRDYLVIQYQDGKISVAADQLGSVNRYRSSGKIKPKINKLGGTEWERIKDKNKKQIKKVAVDILKLYAKREKLKGHIYPEDGPWQDELEESFPYQPTPDQITAVKEIKSDMESDKPMDRLVCGDVGFGKTEVAVRAIFKAITSGKQVILLAPTTILAQQHWRTINNRFSPYPIKVSLLNRFKTVNERKEIYAGLKNNKIDLVVATHQILGKEIEIKNLGLLVIDEEQRFGVRQKEKIKKIKTNIDVLTLSATPIPRTLYMSLSGLRQMSLLNTPPPSRRSIKTYLSEIDMDVIRTAINQELDRGGQIFYVLPRISDIDQAVNKLKNMFPNLKFIIAHGQMNETELENSMISFNNGEVDLMICTTIIESGLDIPKVNTIIIEDSHKFGLSQLYQLRGRVGRSGIQAHAWLFYPNLNKINDSAKQRLKAIKDFSELGSGYQLAMKDMEIRGVGSLLGEEQSGKVNAIGYDLYIEMLHEAISEISGQEIPEVSDTQIDLQINAFIPATWILNREEKLDAYKSATECSNNKELTELAKDWINRYGTLPKPVESLIMLMKLKLIAKKCGFNKIKLKKPNIIIETKLRKSTFKILKNSLPNSVQNKFNFNEGELCSFITIRGLGVTDIQNQIDQLMYWFGLFIEEINNFEKDLNIKKEKIIK